A portion of the Paenibacillus sp. PvR098 genome contains these proteins:
- a CDS encoding DUF2294 domain-containing protein, producing MNKTEAEFSNLVKAFRKRHIGKGPREIRTTFCKNWAICEMEGHLSPVEKFIATATDGKHALRTARTEMIKEMYRAHRPTEIEELLGAQFVDLFVDIDLDKDLGMSIFVFDQDIQKKFSSS from the coding sequence ATGAATAAAACAGAAGCCGAATTTAGCAATTTGGTTAAGGCGTTCCGCAAACGCCATATCGGTAAGGGGCCTCGCGAGATCCGCACCACCTTCTGCAAAAATTGGGCGATCTGCGAGATGGAGGGGCATCTGTCTCCCGTAGAGAAATTTATCGCCACCGCAACCGATGGCAAGCATGCGCTACGTACGGCTCGGACCGAAATGATTAAAGAAATGTACCGAGCGCACCGCCCTACCGAAATCGAAGAACTTCTAGGGGCACAATTCGTTGATTTGTTTGTCGACATCGATTTGGATAAAGATTTGGGCATGAGCATTTTTGTATTCGATCAGGACATTCAGAAGAAATTCAGTTCGTCATAG
- the argC gene encoding N-acetyl-gamma-glutamyl-phosphate reductase: MSTKLRAAIIGSTGYGGVELIRLLLAHPHVAITSVISSSSAGAPIADGYPHLNQILTDKLDAVDVDLIREKADVVFLATPHGVSTELSPKLVDAGMKVIDISGDFRLKSGRDYETWYKHKPADPAYIEKAVYGLAEVFADEVRDAEFISNPGCYPTATLLGLAPIAASGLMDPKSVIADAKSGVSGAGRGLSLTVHYAEINENFLAYKVNKHQHTPEIEQTLSRLAGEEVVMTFTTHLVPMTRGILSTIYVNLKERRSEDEIFDLYRKYYEGRRFVRIRDKGKYPATKEVWGSNYCDIGLSLDPRTGRLTIISVIDNVVKGAAGQAIQNLNIMMGWDETTGLAFTPVYP, translated from the coding sequence ATGTCTACGAAATTAAGAGCGGCCATCATCGGTTCGACGGGCTATGGCGGGGTAGAGCTTATTCGGCTGTTGCTAGCGCATCCGCATGTGGCCATTACTTCGGTGATCTCGTCTTCAAGCGCGGGGGCGCCGATCGCGGACGGATATCCGCATTTGAATCAAATATTGACCGACAAGCTGGATGCCGTAGATGTCGATTTGATCCGGGAGAAGGCAGATGTTGTCTTCTTGGCGACGCCGCATGGCGTTAGCACGGAGCTGTCCCCTAAGCTGGTTGATGCGGGGATGAAGGTCATCGATATCTCGGGAGATTTCCGTTTGAAATCCGGCAGAGATTACGAGACTTGGTACAAACACAAGCCGGCGGATCCCGCTTATATAGAAAAGGCAGTTTACGGACTGGCCGAGGTGTTCGCAGATGAGGTTCGGGACGCGGAGTTCATCTCCAACCCGGGCTGCTATCCGACTGCCACGCTGCTCGGTCTGGCACCGATTGCAGCCAGCGGCTTAATGGATCCGAAATCCGTCATCGCAGATGCCAAATCGGGCGTGTCGGGTGCGGGTCGGGGGCTTAGCCTGACGGTCCATTACGCGGAAATCAACGAGAATTTCCTTGCGTACAAAGTGAACAAGCACCAGCATACGCCGGAGATTGAGCAGACGCTGAGCCGGCTGGCCGGAGAAGAGGTCGTCATGACGTTTACGACGCACCTGGTGCCGATGACGCGGGGGATCTTGTCTACCATCTATGTGAACCTCAAAGAGCGCCGCAGCGAGGACGAAATCTTCGACCTTTATCGCAAATACTATGAGGGACGCCGGTTCGTCCGTATTCGCGACAAAGGAAAGTATCCGGCAACGAAGGAAGTATGGGGCTCCAATTATTGCGACATCGGCTTGTCCCTCGATCCACGGACTGGCCGTTTGACGATCATTTCAGTTATAGACAATGTAGTGAAGGGCGCCGCAGGGCAGGCGATCCAGAACTTGAACATCATGATGGGCTGGGATGAAACGACAGGTCTTGCGTTCACCCCGGTGTATCCATAA
- the argJ gene encoding bifunctional glutamate N-acetyltransferase/amino-acid acetyltransferase ArgJ, which yields MAMIGKDSFVILSEGSVTTPKGFRAGGLHCGLKKTERYDLGAIVCEVPAQAAGVYTLNQFQAAPLRVTQESIAQGGMLQAMLVNSGNANACTGQQGEDDARAMRSAAAKAFGVAEHLVGVTSTGVIGELLPMPKVLSGIEKLPVEVKADGGDDFCQAILTTDLVKKEICVSLTVDGRTVHIAGAAKGSGMIHPNMATMLGFMTTDANIESAQLQKLLNDVTDSTFNMITVDGDTSTNDMVVVMASGLAGGVSLTPEHEEWTAFAAAFNYVGEYLAKAIARDGEGATKLIEVTVSGAASREAARAIVKTVIGSSLVKSACFGADANWGRIIAAVGRAGHPVQTETVDIRLGDIVVLAQSRPVKFDEERAAEYLKGELVQIHVNLNMGDQNATGWGCDLTYDYVRINAAYRT from the coding sequence ATGGCTATGATAGGGAAGGATTCGTTCGTGATCTTATCGGAAGGGTCCGTTACGACACCAAAAGGATTTCGTGCAGGCGGGCTGCACTGCGGTCTGAAGAAGACGGAGCGGTATGACCTTGGTGCGATTGTGTGCGAGGTCCCGGCTCAGGCGGCGGGTGTGTACACGCTGAACCAGTTTCAGGCGGCTCCGCTGCGTGTAACGCAGGAGAGCATCGCGCAGGGAGGAATGCTGCAGGCGATGCTCGTGAACAGCGGGAACGCCAACGCGTGCACAGGACAACAGGGCGAAGACGACGCCCGTGCGATGAGATCCGCTGCAGCCAAGGCATTCGGCGTAGCTGAGCATTTGGTCGGTGTCACGTCAACCGGCGTGATCGGCGAGCTGCTGCCGATGCCGAAGGTGCTGAGCGGCATCGAGAAGCTGCCGGTTGAGGTGAAAGCCGACGGCGGGGACGATTTCTGTCAGGCAATCCTGACAACGGATCTGGTGAAGAAGGAAATCTGCGTCAGCCTGACGGTGGATGGGCGAACGGTACATATTGCGGGTGCGGCGAAGGGCTCGGGCATGATTCATCCGAACATGGCCACGATGCTCGGATTCATGACGACGGATGCGAACATCGAGAGCGCACAGCTGCAGAAGCTGCTGAACGACGTAACGGATTCCACCTTCAACATGATTACGGTAGACGGCGATACGAGCACGAATGACATGGTTGTCGTCATGGCTAGCGGTCTTGCGGGCGGCGTAAGCCTGACGCCGGAGCATGAGGAGTGGACTGCGTTCGCGGCTGCGTTCAACTACGTTGGCGAATATTTGGCCAAAGCGATTGCTCGTGACGGCGAAGGCGCAACCAAGCTGATCGAGGTGACTGTTAGCGGAGCCGCTTCGAGGGAAGCGGCGCGTGCTATCGTCAAGACCGTGATCGGCTCGAGTCTGGTGAAATCCGCCTGCTTCGGAGCGGATGCGAACTGGGGACGGATCATCGCGGCGGTCGGACGCGCGGGTCATCCGGTACAGACGGAGACGGTGGACATCCGATTAGGAGACATTGTCGTGCTGGCGCAGTCGCGTCCGGTGAAATTCGATGAGGAACGGGCCGCCGAATATTTAAAGGGCGAGCTTGTGCAAATCCATGTCAATCTGAACATGGGTGACCAGAACGCAACCGGCTGGGGCTGCGATTTGACATACGATTATGTGCGGATCAACGCGGCATACCGGACTTAG